CGCAGCGGTCCTGCTGCGGCACGCTCGCGCCCGCGGCAGAGAAACTGCTCGAAGTGCTGGACGCGAGCAACGTCGAGTCGCTCTGGCTGGACCACGAGCACGTCAATTGGAAAACCGGCGAACCGGACAAGGACGCCGATTACGAAGGGCCCGGCAAAGCGACGCATTGCAGCGCGTTCGCGGCCGCCGTCGGCGAGCGCCTCGGCGTCTACATGCTTCGGCCGCCCGAGCATGGCCAGATCCTGCTGGCCAACGCGCAGGCGGCCTGGTTCCACTCGTCCGCGGGCGAGCAGAGCGGGTGGCGCGAGATCAAGACCGCCAAGGACGCACAGACGCTTGCGAACGCCGGCAGTCTCGTCGCGATCGTCTATGAGAATCCGGATCCCCACAGGCCCGGCCACATCGCGATCGTACGGCCAGCGCTGCGATCCGAACGGCTGCTGGAGGAGAACGGTCCGGAGATCACGCAGGCGGGCGTGCGGAACTACCTCAAGACATCGACCAAGGTTGGCTTCGAGCATCACCCCGGTGCGTGGCCTGAGGGCGTCCGCTATTTCGCGCATCCGCTCGGCCGCTGAGCCCGTCAGTGTGAGGCGCTCTCTGATTGCAAGGACGAAAGGGATTCCTCAACCCCGCCGAGCCAGCAAACGGTGATGCGATTGCGGTATTGACCGCAGTGACCAAACGAACCTTTCATCGCGTTCGCTCTCAATCAGCGATACAGCATGTAGGTGAAGGAACCATGGAGCCACGCTTCGGCCGTGGCGCCGTTGTGCCGTGTCTCGATCGATTCGCGCAGCACGCGTGCGCAGCGGCCGCCAAGACGGGCGAGTTCCTGGCGCAACCGTGCCTGCGTGTTGACCATGAGTTCCCCCTCGCAGCGATTCCACAAGTCGTCTCGATGCGAGATCGTGTCGGGTACCCGAGCGCTGACAGCCTCTATGACGTGCTCGCCTATCGCTTGCGCGTCCAGGGGCGGCAGATCGCGGTGCCAGTAGATCGTCTTGGGTTCAGCGCTGGTAGTCGCCATGTCCCCTTTCACGGACGCAACCTTCGCGCCAGCAACGCCGCCGGTGGAGTCGCAGCAGTGTCAATCGATCTGCGGATCGACGTTTCGTCTTCCGTGGCAAGAACGCGCGTGGGGATTCTTGGGATTCGCTTGAGGGAAATTTCCCGGCTGAGATCAGCTCGGTCAGAGCCCAGACGGTAGCGTCTCGGCAAAGGCCGGCCGGACGACCCAGTTCCAGCGGTATCCGCTTTGCGATCTCCTGGCCGTGCTGCATCTCGACCAGGATGAGCCGCCCACACCGCGATTGCTGCACCGCGGGTCCAGTGCGCTGCCGACGCTGGCGGTCTCCGCGGCGCTGCACCTCACGGCGGTCATGATCGTGGGGATGGTCACGCTCGCGCCCGGAGCCACTGACGATGCCGGCTGTGCCGAACGTGTGGCCGCGCACGAGACGCTCGACGTCCGTCACATCGTGTTTCTCGCGCCCGACCCGCAACGCATAGGCGGCGGCGGTGGCGGAGGAAATCAGCAGCCAGGGCCCATTCGTCGCGCGCAGGGCGTGGCTCCGATCTGACCACCCTGCGAGTGCGAACGCGGTTGCCCCTGACTGCGCCGGTGGCGACCGATGCGCCGGCGCGAGCCGGGCAGGCGTCACCGCTCCCGTCGATCGTGCTCGACGCGAAGCCGATGGCATCCGGCTGGTTCGAGCAGATTGGATTGCCAGTTAGTGGCGTGTCGGTCGGCGCGTCAACCGGTCCAGGCTCCGGCGGCGGGGTTGGCACCGGTATCGGGACCGGAATTGGCTCAGGCCGCGGTCCAGGTCTCGGCTCTGGCTCCGGCGGCGGCACCGGTGGCGGCGTCTACCAGGCTGGCGGTGCGGTGACCTCTCCGCGGGTCATTCTCGAGATTAGGCCGAGCTACACGAGCGAGGCGCTCCTCCGCAAGATTCAAGGCACCGTTGTCCTAGAGGTCGTCGTCACTCGTGACGGTCGCTCGTCGCACATCCAGATCGTCCGCTCGCTGGATTCTGGAGGTCTTGACGATCGGGCGGTGGCCGCCGTATCTCAGTGGCGGTTCGAGCCGGGACGTCTCGCGGGCGTTCCGGTCGACGTCCTCGTCATCGTCATGATGGACTTCACGATTCGGTAACGCTCATGAACGGTCGCGCGATGGACACACGCGACGCCTAACCGCCCGCCGCGACCTCCGCGCGAGCCCGCGCGACCGACCGGGCAAGGCGGTGCGCGGCGGAGGAGGACTGCTGGCGGATCGCGTTGGCGATCACATCGGCGTCGAAGCTCTGCAACGGTTGCACGATCTCATCGATCGTCGCACCGTCGCATTCAGGGCTTGGGCGGATACGCGTGCAGGTATTTGTACGCCGCTGCGATCTCGGTGTCGGTAAGGTAATAGAAGACCGGCATCCGCCCCCGGTGCGGCACCGCGGGATCGCCCATGACGGCCGGCGCGCCGCGCTCCACCTTGTTGACGAAGTCGGAGATCGACCGGTCGGTCATGACGCTC
Above is a genomic segment from Vicinamibacterales bacterium containing:
- a CDS encoding energy transducer TonB, with protein sequence MPLTAPVATDAPARAGQASPLPSIVLDAKPMASGWFEQIGLPVSGVSVGASTGPGSGGGVGTGIGTGIGSGRGPGLGSGSGGGTGGGVYQAGGAVTSPRVILEIRPSYTSEALLRKIQGTVVLEVVVTRDGRSSHIQIVRSLDSGGLDDRAVAAVSQWRFEPGRLAGVPVDVLVIVMMDFTIR